GGGGGCTCATTTGTCTAGCGATGACGGGCGATCGCCTCGACTATCTCAAGCTACCGCCCATGGTGCACCACAATACCGATACCCACCAGACGGCCTTTACGGTCAGTATTGATGCAGTGCCTAAGGCAGGGACGTTCAAGGCTTCGTCGGCAGAGGGGCGATCGCGCACCATCCAGACCGCCATTGCCACCAGCACCACGCCCCGTGATCTAAAGCGTCCGGGGCAAATTT
This portion of the Candidatus Obscuribacterales bacterium genome encodes:
- a CDS encoding 3,4-dihydroxy-2-butanone-4-phosphate synthase, yielding MPDSKTADIAFDSVESALAAIRAGEAIVVVDDEDRENEGDLVCAAQFATPAMVNFMARQARGLICLAMTGDRLDYLKLPPMVHHNTDTHQTAFTVSIDAVPKAGTFKASSAEGRSRTIQTAIATSTTPRDLKRPGQI